The genome window AGCTCAAAGTTTGTTCTTAGTTCTTACTGTGCACATGtgtactttttcttttatacactTCCTGTGTGATATCAGAAATATTTATAAGAGCACAGCAATGTGGCACAGCTGTCTATAGCTGGTGGTTTCCTCAGCTAACAGCAATCagtatttgtttaaaagtttcacacatacaaatacactGCATTGTATTGAATCAGTTTTTCTGTCAGTCACATACTAGATCAACTTACAGAACCTTATATAATGGCTCAAAACTCTGAACATTGGAAACATAACGTTATGGATAAAAAAGTCAGGAATTGtcaaaaagcaataaataagtaaataaaaaaattaactatgtCTTATTTAAactatgcaaaacaaacatccCATTCTCTCTTACAGTAAGTACATATTTCACGTATGTATACTGTACTTGTAAAAGAGAGACTTTTTACCATGACGTTAAGGCTACTGTAAACTCATTCAAGCTTTGGATACTTTGCATGagtatttttatcaataaatatattttacttttaatacaCAACATCCCACAACAAATATCTATACTTTTACTTGACAACATTTCTAAAAGTATTGTGTTACATATTAtgcagttaaaccttggattgcgaacATAATGCATTATGGAACCATGCTTGTATATTAAATcaatcaaagcgaatttcccccataagaaacaCTAGAAGCTCAGATGATTctgtccacagcccaaaaatattcatataaaaataattaatacaatatataaagtgaaaataaaacacattaacacacagacTTACGGAATCACTCCTCTATGACAGAGTCTGACTTGGATCTTCTTCTTTTTGCGTGACTTTAACAAGGAATCTCTCTAATAACACGTCTTTTTGCCTCCTTTAGGGATTTCGCGGAAACGTGACGTTGCATTGTTGTTCATTAGAATCATCTCCTGCACTGCTATAgactttttatccttttttttcttcacaggggccattgttgcagtacagttactaaagagcACTCattacacttggacacaaaataacaaaagaatTTGCACACGTGTGATTACAATgtcataataaacagtacacgtgtgcacggatgttgactatatgagtgacgcacacgcactgagactgagcatgggagacaattacccacaatcccacagcatgAGAGAGTAAGGAACCATTGACTCAGtcgtgatcatgtgatgctcggcagacaaagcgcatgcatACTACTTGTATATGAAGACCTTGCTCGTTTAACACTTACAATTTATTAAAAgcttttgctcgtcttgcacaATGCCCGCAGACCAAGTAACTCGCAATGCAAGGTTCACTGTATTTGTGTCATCAGCTACTGATGATTATGCAGAATTACATAGTTTGCCTACTCTCTATGAAATGCCTAATCATATAGCAGGTGTTTAATATCAGAAGTGTAGCAGTTGCAGTCagcaggagagagggagagagagagagagaaaccttTTACCATGACCTTATGACTTAAAGCTGTAAGCTAATACAAGCTCAGTACATTGTATGATTGATTAACTTTAAAACGGTACTTTTGTGCTTTTGTTCGAAATGTAAATTGAGGACTTCTACTTtaacttaagtaatatttttccTATTGTAtctctactcaagtaaaagatTTGTGTTTAGGCAGCTAATTGAATGGAGCCATTTCTCAGTCTCGGTTGTTGTGTATTTTGTCTGTATAAGGGGTCGTATACATGTTGCATTTTGTCCGTTCTCAATTGTGTTGTTTTAAATGGAGACGCCTAACAAATGCTCTCACACTCGTGGGTTTTCCATGTGCATTTACAGCACAGCGATATACTGTAACAAAATCCCAACTTTTCAGAATATCGCAAGCACACCgcaggtcatgtgacaaaaACCAATCAATCAGCTTCACTCTTTCTGTCCTCCTGAATCAGCTGGATTCAGTGTTTTCTTTGTGCTTAAAGGATGGGAAGCCCTCTAGCATGTTCTTTTCCCCTTCTTGTCCCTCTTGTCAAGGAAAATCCAGTTATATCCTACAAATTCCTCATCACCATGCAGTGGACTCCTCATGGTCGCTTACCAAATcactaaattaaaatttttctcTTGTAGTGAAAACTTTGTCTAAACACTTAAAAGTATGAGTTGTTCaggtttacaaaaaataatttgcagGCAAACAgtgtcatttatttcttttgcacTAACTTGGAACATATTTTGAATCTTTCTCACAATTAAAAATAAGTTGCTTAAAAGTTAGAGTCTTTTGGTTGAAGTCCCTGATTGTAGACAAACAGTGAAATTTTTTCGACTAGGATTGAATGTATTATGTCTCAGATTGACTTGCTTGTAAATGATACGtaagtttaataaaagtcaTTTTCTTTTCACCAATTTTGAATAGAAATCAGATCAGGACCCTGTCTTATGCATTGACGGTTAAAATAAAAGTCTAGAAAGGTCCAACGTGGTCACAGACTTGTGCCAGTAGGTGGCAACATGTACCACCTTATTTTGAGCACCTGTTGGTACCACCTTAACTCCCCCCAAAATCCCTGGTCAGTTTCTGCAATGCTGAAGCAGTGATATAAAGGTCAGGGATGTCATGGGAGCTGTGGAGGAACTGGGCATGAGCACAGGGATAGAACAAAGAATTTTAGAAAACATTTCACCAATCAATGATCCCTGTCAAAAGTATAAAATTTTATCAAGGAAAAGCATATAAATTCCAAATAGTTACTGTTGCTTAGCATTTATGCTAATAGTATGAGAACCATGAGGAGCTTTTTagtttcaatgtattttttcatgtatttgtttttggtaAAGCTTGTCAGTCCATATCATGATCTCAtaaaggaaggaaaagaaaaaaaacattgtatatcCTCCTACAATCCTAAAAAGATTGAGATGATGTTACTTCctgttgtaaatatatataacttGTGGAATACTGTATACTGGTATCATTGTGACTATTATAACTATTGTGGAACTGAAATGTAGCTTGGATTTGCAGAACATAACTTACTCATGGAAAAGAATGCTTTATGCGTGAATTGAAATGTTAAAGGGATTTACACACTATAAAAAACTAATAcacaatgtacagtagttaCATTGTGCTGAAACAAGCAACATCCTTTTCAATGTGCTATTAATTTTatatgttcctttttttaaattattgataTGAAATATGAGTAATATTTTTTCAACTTATTTTCTCATTACTTTGTGAGTGTAATACCACTGGAATACAAATGTCATATAATGCAGTTGTAGAATCACCCAGCAGGAGTCCACCCTTGAGCTCCCTGAGACTGTTACACACCTTGTGCTCTAAAGGGGAAGTAGAGGCCATCCGGCAACAGAGCAGAACACACTGACAATGAGTAATAAGTAATAACTTTATCTCCTCAGTAAAGATAATATTGGAGCACTGAGTGGAAACACAAGTCACATGAATACTATCAATATTATTCACTCATACACATTCATATGATTGTTTACACACTAGAACTGAGCAGAGGCTTGTTTTATATGTGTCAGTCATTAGAAAACACTTACAGTGCACTAGGACTTTATAAATATGTCACACATACACTTAATGTATAGCTCTTTTTCACCCTTTAGAAGAGGAAGTGGGTGCAGCATCACACTCTGTTTAAGACTCATATAAAGACACAGAGTACACTCACAGAGCAGGACAGAgacagtaagagtgtgtaacAGAACAGGAGCTTTAATATCTTTCTGAAGTGGAGTTGGTGTGGAGATGTGTGAGTGTCGACTCAGGATGAAGATCCTCCTCATCTTCACCCTCTGCCTGATCTCAGGTAAAGAAATGCACTTCAGAATAATCCTCACTCTCAGCAGCAGTGTTACATGAAGGAAGGTTTTGCTCAGATGGATGTTTGGTGTTTTGTTAGATGGAGGAGATTCCAAGGAAGTAACAGGATATTCAGGAGGAGGAGTCCTTATCAAGTGCACGTATAAGGCAGAATACAGAGAAACCCCAAAATATTTCTGTAAGGGTTCAGAATCAGTGTGTTCTGACCAAATGAAGATAAGCGCTACAGACAGGTGGGTAAGCCCAGGAAGATACTCAATGTTTGATGACACCAAATCAGCTGAGTTCAGGGTGATGATCAGAAAGCTCACTGTACAGGACACTGATACGTACCACTGTGGAGTTGACCAAAATGGGAAGGACAATTCAACACGGGTGCAACTGAAGGTAATTGAAGGTGAGTACAAAATTTATTCAGACCTTTTAACCTGACTAAAAGGTCTGGACTGGTGCTTCATTTCCCATTGCATAGcaaataaataacagttttgtggtatatgtacagtaaattagaGTATGAAGGTATATGTAAATTAGAGTCTGAAATTCTAAccactttaaatgttttaaatcattaattGTCTGCATGTAAGTCTTAATTGATCTGCCTAAAGTTTACTCAGCAGAATTTggcaatgttaatgttatgcgCTAAATAGTGGGGGATCTTTGTGAGTCTGCACTGCGGGAGTGATGGTGCACACTTTCAGAGAGGGATCCCCATTCGTGTTGATCCCCGTCTCCTTAAGACAGGGTTATCTCTTTTCTTTACTCCATAAcacaactttttcattattttaatgcacTCTTCTCTTTTTAACATAGCTTTTCCCTTATCTtgtcttttcattcattttctctACTTTTCTATTTACACATTCTTTCTTTTCACACACTTTAGGACATATACCAAGTGTGTGTCTCTTTATAGCAATCAGGATCCTTGTCATTAATCATAATTTCAGCAGCGTTAGCCACAGCACTTGGGGATCTAATAAACATCCACTGGTATAAAATGTCACTGATACCTCAGTCAGTGGTGctatcttctttttttcttcttttgtttacTTTTCACCACTATTaaacttttacatgttttaaaaaccCTTTTAACACTGTTggaaacaattattattatattatatttgttcATCAGttaaatctacagtacagtacacctATTATGCTTGTTGCTTCAAAACTTATTAATTGTTCACTCAAAAactatcgtgtgtgtgtgtgtgtgtgtgtgtgtatgtttgtttgtataaCTGGTATGGTTGGTTGTGATTTGCAGATCTGTCCTATAAGAAGTTTATCAGTGAGACTGTCCATGTAGGAGGAGATTTGAACATCAGCTGTAAATACCCAGAATCCCTCACGAATAGGAACAAGTTTCTCTGCAAGATGgagctacaggattcagtttgctctTATAATTCatcttttaataaaagtaaaaaaaatgtaaatatagggGAATCCTCCCTGTATGATGACCGAGAAAGACAAATCTTGAGTGTGATTATTAGAAATGTAACTGAGCGAGACTCTGGTGAATACTGGTGTGGAGCTGAAGCAGACTGGGAATCTGATGATGGATACAAGGTTTATTTCACACAGATCAACCTGTCAGTTACTGGTGAGTTTTATTCTGCATTAACTATTTTGAAATTACAGAGGCTTTTTGTGAAGCACAGAGTTAGCATTCATCCTAACCAAGACTAGTCTGTGATATTATTAGACAGTTAGTAAATATAACAACAATAATGTGAGTACAATTAGTGCAGTTCTGTTTAGAAGGAAGATTAGCTTAGCTGATATTAACTGTAAAATTGACTTCTGTCTTTTTATGACATGAAATGATGTGATAAGCAGATGTCTGTTAGGCTTAATTTGTTTTAGGCTGCTATTCTTGttcatgtgtgtatttttgcttCACCGCACTTCCTGTGAGATAGCAGAagtataaaaagcaataaattcCACATATAATAAATGTACAGCGTTGTGTTGCATCTGTGTAAAACTTGTAGAAGGTTTAGATCAACATGTTCCTGTTTCAACCTGGATACCAACActaccttcatcatcatcatcatcatcatcatcatcaatattGTCCTTATTATTGTCATCATCATCCCCATTGGTCATACAAGCACCATCATTATACCCACCGTTTCCACCCCATTCAtcttcatcaccatcatcatcactgtcatCATCTCAGTCTAGTCCAGGTTCTTCTCCAGCAGGTAATTCTCCTCAGATGCACATCACACCAATAATCTTTGATGAATCTGATCTCTTctgtttcttgttttctttcttccaGGCTTTCCAGCTTCCACTGTGATCACTGTGTCTGTAATTCTGCTGCTGCTTCTGATTGGAATCACATTCCTCACTTTGATTTTACAAAAGAGACGCAAAATCAATGGTATtcatacacacatcacatgTTATCAAATGCATAGCATGAACATGCCGGTGGGTGGATGAGTTTTATTTGGCCATGGgtattcagccatgttaagtaaGTTTCCAAACCACAGAGTGTAAAACTGTCAGTTTAAATGGCACTGTGAGTggtgtagggaacaagtgaacaatGTTTCATCACTGTTTCGGAAGTGGACAAACAATATTACCCATCAGTCACTGTATCCAGCTTCATGCACCATTCATTATTATCAAGGGCAACGTAATgtgaattttactttttaatacagaaaatgtcacTATTACATATTATTTACTTTCCCTCATCATTTATACCaattatcctgtatgcagggttgtggggggcgtacacacactcacacacttattcacacactacaggcagtttgggaacaccaattagcctaatatgcatgtttttggactgtgggaggaaaccggagtaccgaaagtaaaccaaccaagcatggggagaacacacaacctccatgcacacagagacaacaATCGAACCTGGCCAACAGTGATAGATTAGGTTAGGTTTCCAAGGTAACACATGGAGGATGATGTTAGCATTGGGGACATTGCAGGATGTTTCAAATGAAGGTTTTTGACTGACATTCCCTAAATAGTGAGTAGTGTTTAAAGTGGAAGAAATCGTAGCACTGACCTTTACCTAGAGGTAATCAGAGTCAATTGTTTCATTagtgtatacagtggtgtgaaaaactatttgcccccttcctgatttcttattcttttgcatgtttgtcacatttaaatgtttctgctcatcaaaaaccattaactattagtcaaagataacataattgaacacaaaatgcagtttttaaatgaaggtttacgttattaagggagaaaaaaaactccaaatctacatggccctgtgtgaaaaaataattgccccccttgttaaaaaataacttaactgtggtttatcacacctgagttcaatttctgtagacacccccaggcctgattactgccacacctgtttcaatcaagaaatcacttcaataggagctacctgacacagagaagtagacctaAAGCGCCTCAAAAGCTAGatatcatgccaagatccaaagaaattcaggaacaaatgagaacaaaagtaattgagatctatcagtctggtaaaggttataaagccatttctaaagctttgggactccagcgaaccacagtgagagccattatccacaaatggcaaaaacatggaacagtggtgaaccttcccaggagtggccggccaaccaaaattaccccaagagcgcagagacaactcatccgagaggccacaaaagaccccaggacaacatctaaagaactgcaggcctcacttgcctcaattaaggtcagtgttcacgactccaccataagaaagagactgggcaaaaacggcctgcatggcagatttccaaggcgcaaaccacttaagcaaaaagaacattaaggctcgtctcaattttgctaaaaaacatctcaatgattgccaagacttttgggaaaataccttgtggaccgacaagacaaaagttgaactttttggaaggtgcgtgtcccgttacatctggcgtaaaagtaacacagcatttcagaaaaagaacaccataccaacagtaaaatatggtggtggtagtgtgatggtctggggttgttttgctgcttcaggacctggaaggcttgctgtgatagatggaaccatgaattctactgtctaccaaaaaatcctgaagtgtccggccatctgttcgtcaactcaagctgaagcgatcttgggtgctgcagcaggacaatgacccaaaacacaccagcaaatccacctctgaatggctgaaggaaaaacaaaatgaagactttggagtggtctagtcaaagtcctgacctgaatcctattgggatgttgtggcatgaccttaaaaaggcggttcatgctagaaaaccctcaaataaagctgaattacaacaattctgcaaagatgagtgggccaaaattcctccagagcgctgtaaaagaatcgttgcaagttatcgcaaacgcttgattgcagttattgctgctaagggtggcccaaccagttattaggttcagggggcaattactttttcacacagggccatgtaggtatggattttttttctccctaaataataaaaaccatcatttaaaaactgcattctgtgtttacttgtgttatctttgactaatagttaaatgtgtttgatgatcagaaacattttgtgtgacaaacatgcaaaagaataagaaatcaggaagggggcaaatagtttttcacactatttgcccccttcctttgttaaaagtataataataacttttaacaaagattttaaatgattGGTTATTTCTGAGCACAGTTACAGTACATGACCCCTAATAAAATGGATTTCTGGCCATCATAAAACTTATGTGACTTTTTTGCCAGCAGGTGGAGCTTCTTCTGACCAGAGTCCTGTCCAAAACTCAGGAAATGACCAAGAGGTAACTGTCTTTAttttagcgtgtgtgtgtctgtttagtACCAATACTTATTgtcttttaaacaaacatttaaaagctgaaaatatttatatatatattttttgtttctgtttctctttaCTCTCAGGTTTCTCTTGCTGTCTGTAAGTATGACACCAGAGAACTTTCTGCATCAGATCCTGCAACTTCTGCAGTTTACTCTATCGTCCAATTACCCACAATCTCCTCTGATCCTTCTCAACCTTTTTGTCACACCACAGTGTTGCTCACAAACCCCTGTGACTCTACTGTTACTTCTACAGCTcagttacccacaatcccctcTGATCAGGACGTCTACTCCACAGCTcagttacccacaatcccctcTGATCAGGACGTCTACTCCACAGCTcagttacccacaatcccctcTGATCAGGACGTCTACTCCACAGCTcagttacccacaatcccctcTGATCAGGACGTCTACTCTACAGCTcagttacccacaatcccctcTGATCAGGACGTCTACTCCACAGCTcagttacccacaatcccctcTGATCAGGACGTCCACTCCACAGCTcagttacccacaatcccctcTGATCAGGACGTCCACTCCACAGCTcagttacccacaatcccctcTGATCAGGACGTCTACTCCACAGCTCAGTTACCCACAGGTCAATCAGCTGAGAAACCTGTTGAAGGTCTGACTTATGCTGCAGTGAGTTTTCACTCCAACACCACCAGCTCTAATGATGCAGTTCCACAGGTTAGGGAAGACGTCACTTCTGACTACGCTTCAGTCAGTCACGTTACTTCATCTGTTTAGTTTAGCGTCATTAGGGCTCAAGTCACGTGACCCTGGAACGCTTTGTCAAGATACCCTTTCACCTCTTTctacttctttttctcttctccaCTTCTTATTCAGTAGCAGTGACCATAGAATGGACTTTTATTTTTAGCCAAATACACCTAATGCTgcttattctgtaaagtttgcacagtgtgcttgtttgcatgttttttttttttacatatgaaaCCTAGAGTTTATAGCCTGAATTATTTGATCACTGTTAGGCCTTGAGGCTCTCAACAGTTTTATGATGGAAGCAAGTGTGATAAATCAGTAAGTGTGATAAAAGCTGTTCATGGTTATTTTGATTTCAACATACAATGTAATAACAGTTGGACACAAGTCCAGGTGAACTGGATGTAATTAAAGGGCCCATGTGGGCAGCAGCTCCTCCAAGCTCCTCTTGGGTGCCTTTAAACAAGGCTTGTTAGCCAACTGATAACAAATTACATGAAGTGTTGCATCAAGTAAGTAAACTGGAAGTATTCTTATACTTGGCGTTGTTGTAAAAGTATCTCATCAAGTCCAGGTTTGGGTAATTAGTAGGTAGCTGAGTTGAAGAGTCTGTGCTGGAACTTGTAGCTCTCATTGTCCATGTGCATTTAGACTGAATGCTGTAATATCAGTCACAGTCACAAGATATTTCTGCACAATAAGCCCTTTACCTCCTTGTGTTCCTGTACACATGCGCTCCAGACTGAGGAGACTCAGACACTCAGACACTATCCAGTGTTCCCTTCACAGTAACAGCACATCTAAGACCTgctctcattttatttattacaacatacaccctgctgtttttttggttagtaggtgtgagtgtgtattattttgttttatataatattatttaaaaattatctaTACACTTCTAGTTTAATCAAATTATATTGTACCATCCTTCAGAAAAACTTTCCTTCTAAATGTAACATGTTTTGATTCTGATGGTTTAATGAATCTGCAAATTAAGGTGACACCATCTGAGCTCTTGTGACTATTTAAACATGCAAAATGTCCTACAAGTATAACAGATCGATTCGGACCACTGTTACAATCTTTATTGTGTTGTTCTTGATTAATTGGAAGCTGCTGCTGATCTGGAGAGTTTATTGACGTAACTGCATGGAATAAACAGAATAcatcattaaattctgtccattTGGGCTTTAGAAATTCTCTTAAGTTTTATCAAATCAACATCCCACTAGCCACTCCCTAAcgtaatattatttatacactGAATTTGAATTCAAAATCAACAGTATTGTTTCAGAGTAACAGA of Clarias gariepinus isolate MV-2021 ecotype Netherlands chromosome 6, CGAR_prim_01v2, whole genome shotgun sequence contains these proteins:
- the LOC128526383 gene encoding putative protein TPRXL; protein product: KAINSTYNKCTALCCICVKLVEGLDQHVPVSTWIPTLPSSSSSSSSSSILSLLLSSSSPLVIQAPSLYPPFPPHSSSSPSSSLSSSQSSPGSSPAGFPASTVITVSVILLLLLIGITFLTLILQKRRKINAGGASSDQSPVQNSGNDQEIPLSACEYEEIKDTKELSPSDAESSAVYSNVRLPIIPCDSTVNSNAQLPTIPSDQDVYSTAQLPTIPSDQDVYSTAQVPTGQSAEKPAEGLTYAAVSFHSNTTSSNDAVPQVREDVTSDYASVSHVTSSV